The Halosimplex litoreum genome has a window encoding:
- a CDS encoding alkaline phosphatase family protein, translating to MDLDNIVWTALDRSEAVLPFSPKQVMRSLGFIPWRLRGPIVRAAEYRYQRATYPDPLTPIWERDWDLLVVLDACRPEWMAAVEDEYGFVSDTGTIHSVGSHSKEWISNTFTSEYDSKMEDTIYITGNHYAEGLGQSPLRKFVTAHEVGEWAYESASPPANIITDLAVRNCRRTEWDRCIVHYMQPHKPFISRSGDRGDFTVKEWSTRYGPYHRYFNGELSLQDLHEKFVENLRYVLDEVEILLNNVDAPNAVLTADHGQALGEGGLWDHTPGVNHPSMRSVPWVETNAVDTHGHQPKEYESTKYDDETVKRNLKMLGYR from the coding sequence ATGGATCTCGACAACATTGTTTGGACAGCGCTCGACCGATCAGAAGCTGTGCTACCGTTTTCACCGAAGCAGGTGATGCGGTCACTGGGATTCATACCTTGGAGATTGCGTGGACCGATAGTGAGAGCTGCCGAGTACCGTTATCAACGGGCAACGTATCCGGATCCACTCACACCGATCTGGGAGCGGGACTGGGATCTGCTCGTTGTTCTCGACGCGTGTCGCCCAGAGTGGATGGCTGCCGTGGAGGACGAGTACGGATTTGTCTCAGATACCGGTACAATTCACTCGGTGGGGAGCCATTCGAAGGAATGGATCTCAAATACTTTTACGAGCGAATACGACTCTAAGATGGAAGACACAATCTACATCACAGGAAATCACTACGCTGAGGGATTGGGTCAATCTCCTCTTCGTAAGTTCGTGACTGCACATGAAGTTGGCGAGTGGGCCTACGAGTCTGCGTCACCTCCAGCGAATATTATCACTGATTTAGCAGTCCGAAATTGCCGAAGGACTGAATGGGACCGCTGTATTGTTCACTATATGCAGCCTCACAAGCCGTTTATTTCTAGATCAGGTGACCGTGGCGACTTCACGGTAAAGGAATGGTCAACCAGATACGGCCCATACCATCGGTACTTCAACGGCGAGCTTTCTCTCCAAGATCTCCATGAAAAGTTCGTAGAAAATTTGCGGTACGTTCTCGACGAAGTGGAAATACTACTGAACAACGTTGACGCCCCAAATGCGGTCCTAACAGCGGATCACGGTCAAGCGCTCGGAGAGGGCGGACTTTGGGATCATACTCCAGGTGTGAATCACCCCTCCATGCGATCTGTCCCCTGGGTGGAGACTAACGCAGTTGACACGCACGGTCATCAACCGAAGGAGTACGAGTCAACCAAGTACGACGACGAAACGGTAAAACGGAACCTCAAAATGCTAGGTTATCGGTGA
- a CDS encoding glycosyltransferase family protein, with translation MSRGILYIATGDQYISEVKTSAESAREHMPGIDITLITDETIDSSLFDTVQDMEGLDADFSSSNLEPGMSPYDRTLFLDTDTYLTDSVHELFDVLDDCDLAAALSPSQDSAPGVPDPWIQYNTGVVSYRSNDSVRELLTRWNELYREWRNERDIVQNQPSFLRAVYDSNVDVFTLSDHYNVRLFSPGAIHGDAKIVHGRPETGIENAAHLINKSSRWRAFYRNSYVSRYSAFKIVEDASLRYHLEKSVSERGVRQTLLEAPRYLSDRLF, from the coding sequence ATGTCACGTGGCATCTTGTATATCGCTACGGGAGACCAATATATAAGCGAGGTAAAAACTTCTGCAGAGAGCGCCAGGGAACACATGCCGGGTATCGATATTACGCTGATAACGGACGAGACGATCGATTCGAGCCTGTTCGATACCGTACAGGACATGGAGGGCCTCGATGCGGACTTCAGTTCCTCCAATCTAGAGCCCGGGATGAGCCCGTACGACCGAACCCTGTTTCTCGATACGGACACGTATCTGACCGATAGCGTTCACGAACTGTTCGACGTGCTCGACGACTGTGACCTGGCAGCAGCCCTCTCTCCGAGCCAAGACTCCGCTCCCGGTGTCCCTGACCCGTGGATCCAGTACAACACCGGCGTCGTTTCGTATCGATCGAACGATTCCGTACGGGAACTGCTCACGCGTTGGAACGAGCTCTATCGGGAGTGGCGTAACGAGCGGGATATCGTTCAGAATCAGCCATCGTTTCTGCGGGCGGTTTACGATTCGAACGTGGACGTATTTACGCTCTCGGACCACTACAACGTCCGTCTGTTTTCACCCGGTGCGATCCACGGGGACGCCAAGATCGTCCACGGACGTCCGGAAACGGGGATCGAGAACGCGGCTCACTTGATAAACAAGAGTTCCAGGTGGAGGGCGTTTTACCGAAACTCGTACGTCTCGCGGTATAGCGCGTTCAAAATCGTCGAAGATGCCAGCCTTCGCTATCACCTCGAAAAATCTGTGTCTGAACGGGGAGTGAGGCAAACGCTACTCGAGGCACCACGGTATCTCAGCGACAGACTCTTCTGA
- a CDS encoding lipopolysaccharide biosynthesis protein: protein MLEYFQRIYRRLTSGETTEEQAIQSGVWVAGINVGDRILQLLKVVILARLLSPKAFGLLGIALLVIKGLRRFSNLGFDQALIQHRDENVDAYLNTAWLVKIARGLLIAAVAVFSAPHLARFFSEPQATPLIRAIGVANLLLTLQNPAIVYFRKDLDFHKEFGYKITARFADFGVAVGFAFVYRSVWALAAGIAAMNLVQFALSYRILDYRPRLEFELEYAREMFGFGKWIFAQACLSFLLVEADDGFVGWFFTASILGYYQLAYRYSNAPATEITQVVRRVAFPSFSKIQDNPVKLRNGLFRTVNLTAAVSFPIAAGIFVTAPQFVNVAFGKQWTPMIPLMQALALLGGVRSINELFNSLYKSRGMPEYVAYFLIVQVTIVAIGIFPVAKSFGVLGVAYLLVGQSVIIGPLKAYLALSLVDGTGSRLLPLVFYPFIGSSIMAIVVTFVRRYLRFGLIELAVLVIIGAASYIAVMIAIEKRTGYELIESFKDIRSAVS from the coding sequence ATGCTCGAATACTTCCAGCGGATTTACAGGCGCCTGACTAGCGGTGAAACGACCGAAGAGCAAGCCATCCAAAGTGGCGTCTGGGTAGCCGGGATCAACGTTGGAGACCGCATTCTCCAGCTCCTGAAAGTCGTCATCCTCGCCCGATTACTCTCCCCGAAAGCGTTCGGCCTCCTCGGGATCGCTCTGTTGGTGATCAAAGGACTCCGAAGGTTTTCGAACCTCGGATTCGACCAGGCCCTGATCCAGCATCGAGATGAAAACGTCGACGCGTATCTGAATACTGCGTGGTTGGTGAAGATCGCACGGGGCCTGTTGATCGCAGCCGTCGCGGTTTTCTCCGCACCGCATCTGGCGAGGTTTTTCAGCGAGCCGCAGGCGACACCCCTGATTCGGGCCATCGGTGTCGCGAATTTACTCCTGACGCTCCAGAATCCCGCGATCGTGTATTTTCGGAAGGACCTCGACTTTCACAAGGAGTTCGGATACAAAATAACTGCTCGTTTTGCGGACTTCGGGGTCGCCGTCGGCTTCGCGTTCGTTTACCGAAGCGTCTGGGCTCTGGCGGCGGGTATCGCAGCGATGAACCTCGTACAGTTCGCGCTGTCGTATCGGATTCTCGACTACCGACCCCGATTGGAGTTCGAACTGGAGTATGCGAGAGAGATGTTCGGGTTCGGGAAGTGGATATTCGCTCAGGCCTGTCTATCGTTCTTGCTCGTGGAAGCGGACGACGGGTTCGTCGGGTGGTTCTTTACCGCGTCGATTCTCGGGTATTATCAACTCGCGTATCGCTATTCCAACGCTCCCGCGACCGAGATTACCCAGGTCGTACGGCGCGTTGCGTTTCCGTCTTTTTCAAAGATTCAGGATAATCCCGTGAAGCTCCGAAATGGCCTTTTTCGCACGGTGAATTTGACCGCTGCGGTCTCGTTTCCCATAGCAGCCGGTATCTTCGTTACCGCGCCTCAATTTGTTAACGTGGCGTTCGGTAAGCAATGGACACCGATGATTCCACTTATGCAAGCACTTGCTCTTCTGGGTGGGGTGCGATCGATCAATGAACTATTCAATTCCTTATATAAATCGCGGGGAATGCCGGAGTACGTTGCGTACTTCCTTATTGTCCAGGTAACTATCGTCGCTATTGGAATTTTCCCTGTCGCTAAGTCATTCGGCGTACTCGGAGTAGCGTATCTACTTGTCGGCCAGAGTGTAATTATTGGCCCGTTGAAAGCGTACCTCGCTTTATCTCTAGTAGATGGAACTGGATCTCGACTCCTCCCACTGGTTTTTTACCCATTTATTGGGAGTTCGATAATGGCTATCGTTGTCACTTTTGTCAGAAGATACTTGAGATTTGGGCTTATCGAGCTTGCAGTGTTAGTAATTATAGGCGCAGCATCGTATATTGCAGTAATGATAGCCATTGAAAAAAGGACAGGATACGAGCTTATCGAATCGTTCAAAGATATCAGAAGTGCTGTGTCGTAA
- a CDS encoding DUF1616 domain-containing protein produces MGTDLREAKAAGRRLHGLPADLAGVVCLTSVVVATIVLPVVNETLLRAAVAIPFALFVPGWALVAVLFPHGHHETGQSRNGRTVSDGLGLYERVALSFGTSIAVTPIVGLVLDLSPVGLAPDAVVTSLAGLVLVLVAVAVRRRRALPSEVRYSVPYRQWLSAARSNLFRTETSWDTALTAVVAVSILLAVGSVGFVALDPKQGVPSSEFYLLAANESGDLVAENYPQEFTADETRSLVVGIQNNEHVSTPYTVVVRLDRVELRNNSTTVVESERLHRFEPRLTADETWHRRHPVQPSMIGDRLRLTYLVYKWNAPADPTVDNAYRDARLWIDVRER; encoded by the coding sequence ATGGGAACTGATCTGCGGGAAGCGAAAGCCGCAGGGAGACGTCTGCACGGTCTCCCAGCCGACCTCGCGGGGGTCGTCTGTCTCACGTCGGTCGTCGTCGCCACGATCGTCCTGCCGGTGGTGAACGAGACGCTACTTCGTGCAGCGGTCGCGATCCCGTTCGCGCTGTTCGTCCCCGGCTGGGCGCTCGTCGCAGTACTGTTTCCACATGGACACCACGAGACGGGGCAGAGCCGCAACGGTCGGACCGTCAGCGACGGTCTGGGACTCTACGAACGGGTCGCACTATCGTTCGGAACGTCGATCGCGGTGACTCCCATCGTCGGCTTGGTTCTCGATCTGTCTCCGGTCGGGCTCGCCCCGGATGCCGTCGTCACTTCGCTTGCCGGTCTCGTTCTCGTGCTCGTCGCCGTAGCCGTACGCCGTCGACGGGCCCTGCCCTCGGAGGTGCGATATTCCGTGCCGTATCGGCAGTGGCTTTCGGCGGCTCGGTCGAACCTGTTCCGGACGGAGACCAGTTGGGACACCGCCCTGACGGCCGTCGTCGCGGTCTCCATCCTGCTGGCCGTCGGGAGCGTCGGCTTCGTGGCACTCGATCCGAAGCAAGGAGTCCCGTCCAGCGAGTTCTATCTCCTCGCAGCGAACGAATCCGGCGACCTGGTCGCGGAGAACTACCCGCAGGAGTTCACTGCCGACGAGACGCGGTCGCTCGTCGTCGGGATACAGAACAACGAGCACGTATCGACGCCATACACCGTCGTCGTTCGTCTCGACCGCGTCGAGCTTCGGAACAACTCGACGACCGTCGTCGAATCCGAGCGGTTACACCGGTTCGAACCCCGCCTGACGGCCGACGAGACGTGGCATCGCCGACACCCAGTCCAGCCGTCGATGATAGGGGATCGACTTCGCCTCACGTATCTGGTGTACAAGTGGAACGCCCCCGCTGATCCGACGGTGGACAACGCCTATCGGGACGCCCGCCTCTGGATCGACGTGAGGGAACGATAG
- a CDS encoding NAD-dependent epimerase/dehydratase family protein, with protein sequence MQGKRALVTGGAGFIGSNLANALAEDNEVLALDDCYLGTPDNLDESVEFLEGSVLDDDLPTDVDVVFHIAALSSYAMHEDDPTRGARVNVEGFVNTVDQARQDGCDTVVYASTSSIYGDRTDPSPEDMPVTVNTGYEASKLAREKYAEYFANHYELSMAGMRFFSVYQGMEDGAEEHKGEYANLIAQFADDVANGRNPEIWGDGSQTRDFTHVDDIVRGLELAADHELSGVYNLGTGEQYSFDHLVSTLNDELGTDVEPVYEDNPIPDDVYVHDTMADATKMREATGWEPEISFEEGVRRVCSQYD encoded by the coding sequence ATGCAAGGGAAACGGGCGTTAGTCACGGGCGGTGCGGGATTCATCGGGTCGAACCTGGCGAACGCCCTCGCCGAGGACAACGAGGTACTCGCGCTGGACGACTGTTATCTGGGGACGCCCGACAACCTCGACGAATCGGTCGAATTCCTCGAGGGGTCGGTCCTGGACGACGATCTGCCGACGGACGTCGACGTCGTGTTCCACATCGCGGCGCTGTCGTCCTACGCGATGCACGAGGACGACCCCACGCGGGGGGCGCGTGTCAACGTCGAAGGCTTCGTCAACACGGTCGACCAGGCCCGCCAGGATGGCTGTGACACGGTTGTCTACGCCTCGACGTCCTCTATCTACGGCGACCGCACGGATCCCTCTCCCGAGGACATGCCGGTCACGGTCAACACGGGCTACGAGGCGTCGAAACTCGCCCGCGAGAAGTACGCCGAGTACTTCGCCAACCACTACGAGCTGTCGATGGCCGGCATGCGCTTCTTCTCGGTCTATCAGGGCATGGAGGACGGCGCCGAGGAACACAAGGGCGAGTACGCCAACCTGATCGCGCAGTTCGCCGACGACGTCGCCAACGGCCGCAACCCCGAGATCTGGGGTGACGGGTCCCAGACGCGGGATTTCACCCACGTCGACGACATCGTCCGCGGCCTCGAACTCGCCGCCGACCACGAACTGTCCGGCGTGTACAACCTCGGCACGGGCGAGCAGTACAGCTTCGACCACCTCGTCTCTACCCTCAACGACGAGCTGGGCACCGACGTCGAGCCGGTTTACGAGGACAACCCCATCCCCGATGACGTGTACGTTCACGATACCATGGCCGACGCCACGAAGATGCGCGAAGCTACCGGCTGGGAACCCGAGATATCCTTCGAGGAAGGCGTCCGGCGCGTCTGCAGCCAGTACGACTGA
- a CDS encoding alkaline phosphatase family protein, with protein MKVQRSQIRLGLSNPKLLARKLSQFYNYRRSQSDYNPEGIDFMTQDWDCLTILDACRYDLFESENTIEGTLRKVVSRGSATPEFLRGNFRDREFLDTVYVTTNPMLQRHDSEINTVFHEVIDLWAGDTWNDEHETVLPETVTREAIKAAEEFPNKRLLVHYMQPHYPFLGADTDFDKGHIDDSAADDLTTWMQVMTGEVDIAHSDLLEAYTENLRRALPHVEELVENITGKTVVTSDHGNMLGERSSPIPIREWGHPQGIWTDELVCVPWLETKWEKRREVVSEPPDSETAGSESDAVEERLESLGYVDT; from the coding sequence ATGAAAGTACAGAGGAGTCAAATTCGTCTCGGACTCTCGAATCCGAAACTTCTCGCACGGAAATTATCTCAGTTCTACAATTACAGGCGTTCGCAGTCGGACTACAATCCGGAGGGGATCGACTTCATGACGCAGGATTGGGACTGCTTGACCATTCTCGACGCCTGCAGATACGACTTGTTCGAATCGGAAAACACGATCGAAGGAACCCTTCGAAAGGTCGTCTCTCGCGGTTCGGCGACGCCGGAATTTCTGCGAGGGAATTTCCGGGACCGCGAGTTTCTCGATACGGTGTACGTCACGACGAATCCGATGCTCCAGCGCCACGACAGCGAGATCAACACGGTGTTTCACGAAGTAATCGACCTCTGGGCCGGAGACACCTGGAACGACGAACACGAGACGGTACTGCCGGAGACCGTCACCAGAGAAGCCATAAAAGCGGCCGAGGAGTTTCCGAACAAACGGCTCCTCGTCCACTACATGCAACCCCACTACCCGTTTCTCGGTGCCGACACGGATTTCGACAAAGGACACATCGACGATTCCGCCGCGGACGACCTCACGACCTGGATGCAAGTGATGACCGGTGAAGTCGACATCGCTCACAGTGATTTGTTGGAAGCGTACACAGAGAACCTCCGACGCGCACTGCCACACGTCGAAGAACTCGTCGAGAATATCACTGGAAAGACAGTTGTGACCTCCGACCACGGGAATATGCTCGGCGAACGATCGTCACCGATCCCCATCCGAGAGTGGGGACACCCCCAAGGAATCTGGACCGACGAATTGGTCTGTGTCCCGTGGCTCGAAACGAAGTGGGAAAAACGCCGGGAGGTCGTCAGTGAACCACCCGACAGCGAGACAGCGGGTAGTGAGTCCGACGCCGTCGAAGAACGGCTGGAGAGTCTCGGATACGTGGATACGTGA
- a CDS encoding glycosyltransferase family 4 protein codes for MTDGLRICLITKMYPPRTGGGATYAYELANALGERGHDVDVYTQAVPDGDDPPPTQENVSVTRITKARPLVVVSTLYFSIACRRRIDFERYDVIHGTLMPASTVALGPWLLRSIDAPLVLTSHGTSYDEARSVDPQSPPDYLFKYVFHPINVVMDAVSGRLADRIVAVSDHTREQLGELYRFDESKLRTVPPGIDTERFSERSGGHPAVSEVRPSVLVLSRLDPRKGIDKAIRAFARADGTDAELLIAGTGRLESSLKDLASDLGVADDVSFLGFVPDEELPSLYSSVELFVLPSEYEGFGIVFMEAMACGTPVIGTEVGGIPTAVADGETGYLVPRDGIGELAARMEELLGDPDTYERMAASSEAWAGDHEWSEIASRVELEYAELTGGERA; via the coding sequence ATGACCGACGGCCTCCGGATCTGCCTGATAACGAAGATGTACCCCCCGCGGACGGGCGGCGGCGCGACCTACGCCTACGAACTGGCGAACGCGCTCGGCGAACGAGGGCACGACGTGGACGTGTACACCCAGGCGGTCCCCGACGGCGACGACCCGCCGCCGACACAGGAGAACGTCTCGGTGACCAGGATCACGAAGGCGCGCCCGCTCGTGGTGGTGTCGACGCTGTATTTCAGTATCGCCTGCCGACGCCGGATCGACTTCGAGCGCTACGACGTGATTCACGGAACGTTGATGCCGGCTTCGACGGTCGCGCTCGGCCCGTGGTTGCTCCGGTCGATCGACGCGCCGCTGGTGTTGACGAGCCACGGCACCTCCTACGACGAGGCTCGGTCGGTCGACCCCCAGAGCCCCCCAGACTACCTGTTCAAGTACGTGTTCCACCCGATCAACGTGGTGATGGACGCCGTCAGCGGACGCTTGGCCGACCGGATCGTCGCGGTCAGCGACCACACCCGCGAGCAGCTGGGCGAGTTGTATCGCTTCGACGAGTCGAAGCTCCGGACGGTTCCGCCGGGGATCGACACCGAGCGGTTCAGCGAGCGGTCCGGGGGCCACCCCGCGGTGAGCGAGGTCCGGCCCTCGGTACTGGTGCTCAGCCGTCTCGACCCGCGCAAGGGGATCGACAAGGCGATCCGCGCGTTCGCACGGGCGGACGGGACCGACGCGGAGCTGCTGATCGCCGGGACCGGGCGACTGGAGTCGTCGCTGAAAGATCTGGCGTCGGATCTGGGCGTCGCCGACGACGTGTCGTTCCTGGGGTTCGTCCCGGACGAGGAGTTACCGTCGCTGTACTCGTCGGTCGAGCTGTTCGTCCTGCCCTCCGAGTACGAGGGGTTCGGGATCGTCTTCATGGAGGCGATGGCCTGCGGAACCCCCGTGATCGGCACCGAGGTCGGCGGCATCCCGACCGCGGTCGCCGACGGCGAGACGGGGTATCTCGTCCCACGCGACGGGATCGGCGAACTCGCGGCCCGGATGGAGGAGTTACTGGGCGACCCGGATACGTACGAGCGGATGGCCGCGTCCTCCGAAGCGTGGGCCGGCGACCACGAGTGGAGCGAGATCGCGTCGCGCGTCGAGCTCGAGTACGCGGAGTTGACGGGGGGCGAACGAGCGTGA
- a CDS encoding glycosyltransferase family 4 protein — MDVLLVAPLFPPDTGGIQTVMKNFAIHTNHSLTVLTEKDKGDPSLNSDATIVKRKFSGLRGRANVLRWIVRHQAKFDLIYFCSIMPFLSAPASRFKNVVVHSHGREVIRNRPFISKVGFAVATRSGVNFIAVSDWTKQALLDSGAERDRMQVIHNGTDYQRFATENSESNVEIPINDEMFTILTVSRLDPRKGHDIVLDAIAGVSGVEYLIVGSGEQQSELQEKVQSLGIQNRVRFAGYVPDDELPAYYNLSDAFVMPARHIEETGNIEGFGISFLESNAAGTAVIGSDTGGIPSAIKDGKTGLLCEPSPDSVQETILRLKDNEDLRIELEQNGIEWAKEHDWPSIVDEIDDALVEFSC, encoded by the coding sequence ATGGACGTTTTGCTGGTTGCACCACTCTTTCCGCCCGATACAGGTGGAATCCAGACTGTGATGAAAAACTTCGCTATTCACACGAACCACTCCCTAACTGTGTTAACGGAGAAAGACAAGGGAGATCCGTCTCTTAATTCCGATGCTACGATAGTAAAGAGAAAATTCTCCGGTCTCCGTGGCCGTGCTAACGTCTTACGATGGATTGTACGTCATCAGGCAAAGTTTGATCTGATCTATTTCTGTTCGATAATGCCGTTTCTGTCTGCTCCCGCATCGCGGTTCAAAAATGTAGTCGTGCATTCACATGGTCGAGAAGTGATCCGCAACCGGCCTTTTATATCGAAAGTAGGATTCGCAGTAGCTACCCGATCAGGTGTCAATTTTATCGCGGTGAGTGATTGGACTAAGCAGGCACTCCTTGATTCAGGGGCGGAGCGTGACCGAATGCAAGTTATACATAATGGTACTGACTACCAAAGGTTCGCCACCGAGAACTCGGAGTCCAACGTTGAGATTCCGATTAACGACGAAATGTTCACTATTCTTACAGTCTCTCGTCTCGACCCGCGGAAAGGTCACGATATAGTTCTAGACGCCATTGCAGGCGTCAGTGGTGTCGAATATCTGATCGTAGGTTCGGGTGAGCAACAGAGTGAACTTCAAGAAAAAGTACAGTCACTTGGGATACAGAATCGCGTGCGTTTTGCGGGCTATGTCCCAGACGATGAGCTACCGGCGTACTATAACCTTTCTGACGCTTTTGTGATGCCGGCACGTCACATCGAGGAGACAGGAAACATCGAAGGATTTGGCATCTCGTTTTTGGAATCAAATGCTGCTGGGACTGCTGTCATTGGTTCTGATACTGGAGGCATCCCGTCCGCGATCAAGGATGGAAAAACTGGGCTGCTTTGTGAGCCTTCTCCAGATTCGGTGCAAGAAACGATATTACGGCTAAAGGATAATGAAGATCTTCGGATAGAGCTCGAGCAAAATGGAATAGAATGGGCAAAAGAGCATGATTGGCCATCCATTGTTGATGAAATAGATGATGCACTAGTAGAGTTTAGTTGCTGA
- a CDS encoding alkaline phosphatase family protein — translation METLVIGWDAATSRHLSQFDLPFWESLSENGRLLPEHPFDEAGYISSANAWTTISTGAPFSEHGMLGFVYGPYSDHPLSGPIRSLATQTWLPPLVRRILIGRVLGALGAGTKGEKGDKVDSTNIPYKRFWEYIDGDGLVYGLPLTYPIRETNGVVVSGIPAPKFEEASNPVVYPERLEETVYDGDDAGYYVEQESPVNDPSVQERPYCDRHLRRMEANAEKYVELYEKLSPERDLEVGFLMFRGLDDIMHATEDTSIIRDAYELVDRLTGDVVDAIDPDTTLVLSDHGMRPASDYRPDKDMRMDHDTTQGVWGATEPFELERHVDVTPAILDRLQVDCDVPEKRDSTDTVTSDLENEVIHERLEDLGYA, via the coding sequence ATGGAGACTCTCGTCATCGGGTGGGACGCGGCAACGAGTCGTCACCTGTCACAGTTCGATCTGCCGTTTTGGGAATCGTTGTCCGAGAATGGGCGGTTACTTCCCGAACACCCGTTCGACGAAGCCGGATACATCAGCAGCGCGAACGCGTGGACGACGATCTCGACTGGAGCTCCTTTCTCCGAGCACGGAATGTTGGGCTTCGTGTACGGTCCATACTCCGATCACCCGCTCTCCGGTCCGATACGCTCTCTCGCCACCCAGACGTGGCTTCCCCCGTTGGTTCGACGTATTCTGATCGGACGCGTGCTGGGAGCACTCGGGGCTGGTACGAAAGGCGAGAAGGGCGACAAAGTGGACAGTACGAACATCCCGTACAAACGCTTCTGGGAGTACATCGACGGGGACGGCCTCGTATACGGGCTTCCGCTGACGTATCCGATCCGAGAGACCAACGGCGTCGTCGTTTCGGGAATCCCTGCACCGAAATTCGAAGAGGCTAGCAACCCGGTCGTATATCCCGAACGATTAGAGGAGACCGTCTACGATGGGGACGACGCCGGATACTACGTCGAGCAGGAGTCGCCCGTCAACGACCCGTCGGTACAGGAACGGCCGTACTGCGATCGACATCTACGGCGGATGGAGGCGAACGCGGAGAAGTACGTCGAACTCTACGAAAAACTCTCGCCCGAGCGGGATTTGGAGGTCGGGTTCCTCATGTTTCGGGGTCTCGACGACATCATGCACGCGACAGAGGACACGTCGATCATCCGGGACGCCTACGAGCTGGTCGACCGACTGACTGGAGACGTCGTCGACGCTATCGACCCAGACACGACGCTCGTGCTCTCGGATCACGGGATGCGACCCGCTTCCGATTACCGACCCGACAAGGACATGCGAATGGACCACGACACGACGCAAGGTGTCTGGGGCGCGACCGAGCCGTTCGAACTGGAACGCCACGTGGACGTGACCCCAGCGATACTCGATCGACTACAGGTCGACTGCGACGTCCCCGAAAAGCGAGACTCGACCGACACCGTCACGTCCGACCTCGAAAACGAGGTGATTCACGAACGGCTCGAAGACCTCGGTTATGCGTGA
- a CDS encoding nucleotidyltransferase domain-containing protein: MSSLAAGLENDLPEEFATLLDCGRDFLAAGEAERTGSRPGLSVSATEWQAVHELARRHGMEPLLIRSVSDLRDDVGASELQRVREQRRQQLQTRALEMVAELLAVLDLFEERAVPVLVYKGPVAATRAYGDPSYRAYADLDLLVSQSAQRTALEALEQRGYRRQAVNGPVFQTVLQRPGDSFSIDLHTHVVPEFFPFELPFDRLYESRKPVEVSGRAVPTLSTEDAFLVHSIHGSKHHWFRLEWVLTTALLAYRVEDLDATLRRATDIGCDRMALLGLELADRLFDASFGSAVERRLDGRTGSAVAGAAEDIVDWVVHEDWSADNGKRTHLADFRLRSRLFSRRRDTAQFWIRALTKPRTDDVEWVSLPGWLSPLYRVVRPIRLLVEYRRAMTNGLPK; the protein is encoded by the coding sequence GTGAGTTCACTCGCAGCCGGCCTGGAGAACGACCTCCCGGAAGAGTTCGCCACACTGCTGGACTGTGGCCGAGATTTCCTCGCCGCCGGGGAAGCCGAACGAACGGGCTCTCGGCCCGGTCTCTCGGTATCGGCGACCGAGTGGCAAGCGGTTCACGAGTTAGCGAGGCGACACGGCATGGAACCGCTTCTGATCCGGTCCGTGTCAGACCTGCGCGATGACGTCGGCGCGTCGGAGTTGCAGCGAGTTCGAGAACAGCGGCGCCAGCAGTTGCAGACCCGTGCACTCGAGATGGTGGCCGAACTGCTGGCAGTGCTGGATCTGTTCGAGGAGCGTGCGGTCCCCGTTCTCGTTTACAAGGGGCCGGTCGCAGCGACACGGGCCTACGGCGACCCGTCGTATCGCGCGTACGCTGACCTCGATCTGCTGGTTTCGCAGTCCGCCCAACGGACTGCGCTCGAAGCCCTCGAACAGCGGGGCTACCGACGCCAGGCGGTCAACGGACCGGTGTTCCAGACCGTCCTCCAGCGGCCAGGTGATAGCTTCTCTATCGATCTTCATACGCACGTCGTCCCCGAGTTCTTTCCGTTCGAACTCCCCTTCGATAGGCTGTACGAGAGCCGAAAGCCTGTCGAGGTGAGCGGACGAGCGGTTCCGACTCTCTCGACCGAAGACGCGTTTCTGGTCCACTCCATCCACGGGTCGAAACACCACTGGTTCCGTCTCGAGTGGGTGCTGACCACGGCGTTGCTGGCGTACCGCGTCGAGGACTTGGATGCGACACTCCGTCGAGCGACCGATATCGGATGCGATCGGATGGCGTTACTGGGGCTCGAACTCGCCGATCGACTCTTCGACGCGTCGTTCGGTTCGGCAGTCGAACGCCGACTGGACGGTCGAACCGGATCGGCGGTTGCGGGCGCAGCAGAAGACATCGTCGACTGGGTCGTCCACGAGGACTGGTCGGCAGACAACGGCAAACGGACCCATCTCGCGGACTTCCGGCTCCGTTCCAGACTCTTCAGCCGGCGTCGCGACACGGCCCAGTTCTGGATACGGGCCCTGACGAAGCCCCGTACCGACGACGTCGAGTGGGTATCCCTTCCCGGGTGGCTCTCGCCGCTCTACAGGGTCGTTCGGCCGATTCGGTTGCTCGTGGAATACCGCCGGGCGATGACCAACGGCCTTCCGAAGTGA